Proteins encoded by one window of Streptomyces sp. LX-29:
- a CDS encoding XRE family transcriptional regulator → MSKGLRSARTARGWSQDRLIFEMERYAQKRLMDIASSASLKTYVSEWENGKRPIGERYAAILRPLLGVTDVELRGEPEKSMPQQADGYDDLLSRIDAAQSVSDSMVQTFLDQTELLRTMDRQMGAASLVDQMTGHLASMEDALTFAVLPGARRPIATALAGASTLAAWQALDAGFVERAWRHYELAKRAAQEADAPLYLAHAMGEQAYVLRDAGRPEMAVELVRDAQRTHAERHSPRLKAWLSAAEAELCAAAGWSDDAWRALERAAGVLPGGDETRDADMLSIFLNEGHLTRWRGNVLAMLGDGAAMDELYSALRTADSSFVRARSGLHSDLAEAHLARGELDDARTHLQQARLLANRTGSVRYRRRVELLTGRL, encoded by the coding sequence GTGAGCAAAGGTTTGCGGTCTGCACGTACGGCGCGCGGGTGGTCGCAGGACCGGCTGATCTTCGAGATGGAGCGGTACGCGCAGAAGCGCCTGATGGACATCGCGTCCAGTGCGAGCCTCAAGACCTATGTCTCGGAATGGGAGAACGGGAAGCGGCCCATCGGCGAGCGGTATGCCGCGATCCTCCGCCCGCTTCTTGGCGTCACAGATGTCGAACTGCGTGGTGAGCCGGAGAAGTCGATGCCGCAACAGGCGGACGGCTACGACGACCTGTTGAGCCGCATCGATGCCGCCCAAAGTGTCAGCGACTCGATGGTGCAGACGTTCCTTGATCAGACGGAGCTACTGCGCACGATGGACAGGCAGATGGGTGCTGCGAGCCTTGTCGACCAGATGACCGGGCATCTGGCGTCGATGGAGGATGCGCTGACGTTCGCCGTTCTCCCCGGGGCGCGCCGGCCGATTGCTACGGCCCTGGCAGGAGCGTCCACGCTCGCCGCGTGGCAGGCGCTTGATGCCGGCTTCGTGGAGCGGGCGTGGCGACACTACGAACTCGCGAAGCGGGCGGCCCAGGAGGCAGACGCGCCGCTGTACCTCGCACACGCGATGGGGGAGCAGGCGTACGTGCTCCGCGATGCCGGGCGCCCGGAGATGGCTGTGGAGCTGGTCCGCGATGCGCAGCGCACGCACGCAGAGCGGCATTCACCCCGGCTCAAGGCATGGCTGAGCGCTGCCGAGGCGGAACTGTGCGCCGCGGCGGGCTGGAGCGACGACGCGTGGCGTGCCCTGGAGCGGGCCGCCGGCGTGCTGCCTGGCGGCGATGAGACGCGAGACGCCGACATGCTGAGCATCTTCCTCAACGAGGGGCATCTGACCCGCTGGCGCGGCAACGTGCTGGCGATGCTCGGCGACGGCGCGGCGATGGACGAGCTGTACTCGGCCCTGCGCACTGCTGACAGCTCGTTCGTGCGGGCGCGATCCGGTCTCCACAGCGACCTTGCCGAGGCGCACCTTGCCCGCGGCGAGCTGGACGATGCGCGCACACACCTCCAGCAGGCTCGACTGCTGGCGAACCGCACGGGGTCCGTGCGGTATCGCCGTCGGGTTGAGTTGCTTACCGGGAGGTTGTAG
- a CDS encoding GntR family transcriptional regulator encodes MGPKTQRVYETIRSRIESGHYAPGDKLPSERALSAELEIGRTALRQVLARLTNERLITAHDRSRYRVAGAVSVPAPDDLEPWQIHGSRRLYENRWVNLDLVDVEPPGVERFEHHVVRLHHVAITAVVDDQDRVLMLWRYRFVPQRWGWELPGGIVDAGEDAALTAARETEEETGWRPAKVEHVVTYQPMIGMVDSPHEIFVAHGATKVGEPSDAEEAGHVAWIPLAEIPALMGEGKLMGSGTLVALLHLLASRPTTSR; translated from the coding sequence ATGGGACCCAAGACGCAGAGGGTCTACGAGACGATCCGGTCCAGGATCGAGTCGGGCCACTACGCGCCCGGCGACAAGCTGCCGTCCGAGCGCGCGCTGAGCGCCGAGCTTGAGATCGGCCGCACGGCGCTTCGGCAGGTACTTGCACGTCTCACGAACGAGCGCCTCATCACGGCGCACGACCGCAGCCGGTACCGCGTCGCCGGCGCGGTGAGCGTCCCAGCGCCGGACGATCTGGAGCCCTGGCAGATCCATGGCAGCCGACGCCTCTACGAGAACCGCTGGGTCAACCTCGATCTTGTGGACGTGGAACCGCCGGGAGTCGAGCGCTTCGAGCACCACGTAGTCCGACTGCATCACGTGGCCATCACTGCCGTGGTGGACGACCAAGACCGAGTCCTCATGCTGTGGCGCTACCGGTTCGTCCCGCAGCGGTGGGGCTGGGAGCTCCCCGGCGGGATCGTGGACGCCGGAGAAGACGCAGCGCTGACTGCCGCGCGCGAGACGGAAGAGGAGACCGGCTGGCGGCCGGCCAAGGTGGAGCACGTCGTCACCTATCAGCCCATGATCGGCATGGTCGACTCACCCCATGAGATCTTCGTGGCCCACGGAGCCACGAAGGTCGGGGAACCGAGTGACGCCGAGGAAGCGGGTCACGTTGCCTGGATCCCCCTGGCCGAGATTCCCGCTCTCATGGGGGAAGGCAAGCTGATGGGGTCGGGAACGCTCGTTGCCCTGCTACACCTCCTCGCGTCGCGCCCTACAACCTCCCGGTAA